A single genomic interval of Oryza sativa Japonica Group chromosome 7, ASM3414082v1 harbors:
- the LOC4342515 gene encoding casein kinase 1-like protein HD16: protein MPELRSSTRQARLRSRKPDDQKPAEQAAKPALPAPQRAGKRVPPPAIRGRKGAAGRRGGAAPRGRRKAVEVVDLEAGQGRGDSPKPVVGQAVVGEAKNVKAPEVVANKGLRMDGESAEKLVAADDESSLPVPERIQVGNSPEYITDRKLGKGGFGQVYVGRRVSGGTNRTGPDAYEVALKLEHRNSKGCNYGAPYEWQVYHNLNGCYGIPAVHYKGRQGDYYILVMDMLGPSLWDVWNSLGQTMSPHMGACIAVEAISILEKLHSKGFVHGDVKPENFLLGQPGSPDEKKLYLIDLGLASKWRESSGQHVDYDQRPDIFRGTIRYASVHAHLGRTGSRRDDLESLAYTLIFLIRGRLPWQGYQGDTKSFLVCKKKMATSPEMLSCFCPPPFKQFLEVVTNMKFDEEPNYAKLISLFDSLIEVPASRPIRIDGALKVGQKRGRNHEEDEQPKKKVRLGSPAAQWISVYNARRAMKQRYHYNVADNRLQQHIEKGNEDGLYISCVASSANLWALIMDAGTGFLSQVHELSPVFLHKDWIMDQWEKNFYITAIAGSANGSSLVVMSKGTPYSQQSYKVSESFPFKWINKKWKEGFHVTSMATAGNRWGVVMSRNSGYSEQVVELDFLYPSEGIHRRWETGYRITSIAATNDQAAFILSIPKRKPVDETQETLRTSAFPSNHVKDKWAKNLYIASICFGRTVC, encoded by the exons ATGCCAGAGCTGCGAAGCAGTACTCGCCAAGCACGTCTGAGGTCTAGGAAGCCTGACGACCAGAAGCCAGCGGAACAGGCTGCGAAACCAGCGTTGCCTGCTCCACAGAGAGCAGGAAAGCGTGTTCCTCCCCCTGCTATCAGGGGCAGAAAGGGTGCTGCTGGGAGAAGAGGGGGAGCAGCACCAAGGGGTAGAAGAAAGGCGGTTGAGGTTGTTGATTTGGAGGCTGGCCAGGGTCGTGGAGATTCCCCTAAACCTGTTGTTGGACAGGCAGTTGTTGGTGAAGCAAAGAACGTTAAGGCACCTGAGGTTGTCGCCAATAAGGGTTTGCGAATGGATGGGGAAAGCGCAGAGAAGCTTGTTGCGGCTGACGATGAATCATCACTACCTGTCCCTGAGAGG ATTCAAGTAGGTAATTCTCCAGAATATATAACTGACAGGAAATTAGGTAAAGGTGGTTTTGGTCAAGTTTATGTTGGTAGAAGGGTATCTGGTGGAACTAATCGTACTGGTCCTGATGCATATGAG GTTGCATTGAAGCTTGAGCATCGAAACAGTAAAGGGTGCAATTATGGTGCCCCCTATGAGTGGCAAGTTTACCA TAATCTTAATGGCTGCTATGGCATACCAGCTGTCCACTACAAGGGTCGTCAGGGCGACTACTATATTCTT GTCATGGATATGCTTGGTCCCAGCCTTTGGGATGTGTGGAATTCATTAGGGCAGAC GATGTCTCCACATATGGGTGCTTGCATTGCTGTAGAGGCCATTTCAATTCTTGAGAAGCTCCATTCTAAAGG GTTTGTGCATGGTGATGTGAAACCAGAGAACTTTCTGCTTGGCCAGCCTGGATCACCTGACGAGAAGAAGCTTTATCTTATTGATCTTGGTTTAG CATCGAAATGGAGGGAGTCATCAGGGCAACATGTTGATTATGACCAAAGGCCTGATATCTTTAG GGGTACAATTAGATATGCCAGTGTCCATGCCCATTTAGGCCGTACTGGTAGTAGGAGGGATGATTTAGAGTCATTGGCGTACACCCTTATATTTCTAATAAGAGGAAGATTGCCTTGGCAAGGTTACCAG GGTGATACCAAGAGTTTCCTTGTTTGCAAGAAGAAAATGGCTACTTCTCCGGAGATGCTAAGCTGTTTCTGTCCACCTCCATTCAAACAGTTTCTTGAAGTTGTCACAAATATGAAATTTGATGAAGAGCCAAATTACGCCAAACTGATTTCTCTCTTTGATAGTTTGATTGAGGTACCTGCCTCAAGACCTATCAGAATTGATGGCGCTCTTAAG GTTGGGCAGAAACGTGGAAGAAACCATGAAGAAGATGAGCAACCCAAGAAGAAAGTTAGATTAGGTAGCCCAGCAGCTCAATGGATTTCTGTTTATAACGCCAGGCGGGCCATGAAGCAAAG GTACCACTATAACGTGGCTGACAACAGGCTTCAGCAGCATATAGAGAAGGGTAATGAAGATGGTCTATACATTAGTTGTGTGGCGTCTTCAGCAAATCTTTGGGCCCTCATAATGGATGCAGGAACTGGTTTCCTTTCTCAAGTTCATGAGCTCTCACCAGTTTTTCTGCATAAG GACTGGATAATGGATCAGTGGGAGAAGAATTTCTACATAACAGCAATAGCTGGATCAGCTAACGGAAGTTCTTTAGTTGTGATGTCCAAAG GAACACCTTACTCCCAACAGTCATACAAGGTTAGTGAGTCATTCCCCTTCAAGTGGATCAATAAAAAGTGGAAAGAAGGTTTTCATGTGACATCTATGGCCACCGCTGGAAATCGCTGGGGTGTAGTTATGTCAAGGAACTCAGGTTACTCTGAACAG GTTGTAGAATTGGATTTCCTATATCCAAGTGAAGGCATCCATCGGCGATGGGAGACTGGTTACAGAATAACCTCAATAGCAGCAACAAATGACCAGGCTGCTTTTATCTTGAGCATACCGAAACGGAAGCCAGTAGACGAGACACAAGAAACTCTCCGGACCTCTGCCTTCCCCAGTAATCATGTCAAG GATAAATGGGCGAAAAATCTGTACATAGCATCGATCTGCTTCGGGCGAACCGTCTGTTGA